DNA from Micromonospora nigra:
GGACCGAGCTGGTCGCCGGCTCGCTGCGGGGCCGGCTGACCCAGGCCGAGCTGGGCCGGCAGGTGGAGGATCTGCACCGGGCGCTGCTCGACGCCCTGGGCAGGGGAGCGCAGGACCTGACCGTCGAGGGGGCCACCGAACTGCGGGCCGTGCTGGCCGAGCTGTCCAGGGGCCGCGCCCGACAGGGCTTCTCCGCCACCGAGACCGCCACCAGCATCTTCTCCCTCAAGGACGCGCTGCTGCCGCTGGTCGAGGAGACGGGTGGCTCGCTGCGCGACTACGTGGCCTACACCGCGCTGGTCGACCAGATGGCGCTGTTCACCTTCGAGACCTACGTGCGTACCCGGGAGAGCCTGATCGCCGACCAGGCCGAACAGCTGCTGGAGCTGTCCACCCCCGTGGTCAAGCTCTGGGAGGGCGTGGTGGCCGTGCCGCTGGTCGGCACGCTCGACTCGGCCCGCGCCCAGGTGGTGATGGAGCGGCTGCTGCAGACCCTGGTCGACACCGGCTCGCCGTACGCGATCATCGACATCACCGGCGTCCCGGCGGTCGACACCCAGGTCGCCCAGCACATCCTCAAGACGGTGGTGGCCGCCCGGCTGATGGGCGCCGACTGCATCATCTCCGGGATCCGGCCGCAGATCGCGCAGACCATCGTGGCGCTCGGCATCGAGTTCGGTGACATCGCCACCAAGGCCAGCCTCGCCGACGCGCTACGGCACGTGCTGCGGCTGACCGGCGTGGAGACCGGTCGCCGCCGGCCTCGCCGGGAGGCGTGATGGAGCGGGTGCCGATCCTCAAGATCGGCGACATCCTGCTGGTCTCCATCCAGGTCGACATGTCCGACCAGACGGCCCTCGCCCTCCAGGACGACCTCGCCGAGCGGATCGTCGACACCGGCAGCCACGGCGTGATCATCGACATCACCGCGCTGGACATCGTCGACTCGTTCGTCGGCCGGATGCTGTCGACCATCGCCTCGATCTCCAAGGTGCTCGACGCCGAGACGGTCGTCGTCGGCATGCGGCCCGCCGTGGCCATCACCCTCGTCGAACTGGGGCTGTCGCTCAACGGCATCCGGACGGCCCTGAACGTCGAACGGGGCATGGAACTGATCGCCGCCTTCCACGCCGAGGAGCACGACGACCACGACGACGATCCGGACTTCGAGCCCACGGCGTCGCCGTGACCGGCGTCGAGACGGGCCTGCCCAGGGCGCAGCCGGTCAGCAGCGACGAGGACGTCGTCCGGGTCCGGCAACTCGTCCGCACCGTGGCGGTCGCGGTCCGGCTCTCCCTCGTCGACCAGACCAAGGTCGTCACCGCGGCCAGCGAACTGGCCCGCAACACCCTGGTCTACGGCGGCGGGGGAACGGTCGAGGTGAGCGTGGTCGACAACGGCCACAAGCAGGGCGTACGGATCGTCTTCGCCGACACCGGGCCCGGCATCGCCGACCTCGACCTGGCGCTGACCGACGGCTACACCACCGGGGGCGGGCTCGGCCTCGGCCTCAGCGGGGCCCGTCGGCTCGTCGACGACTTCGACATCCGAACCGCCGTGGGCGAGGGAACACGTATCACGGTCACCAAGTGGTCGCGATGACCGGCGACGCGGTCACCGACCGCGGAGTCTGGTTCCGGGTGGACGACGGCGGCACCGGCAGCGCCGCACGACGGGCCGCCGAACGGCTCGCCGGGCAGCTCGGCTTCGACGAGGCCCGCACCGCCGACCTGTCGATCGTCGTGGCGGAGCTGACCAGCAACCTGGTCAAGCACGCCCAGGACGGGATGCTGCTGCTGCGCCCGGTACGCGCGGAGCAGGAGGCCGGCGTGGAACTGGTCGCCATCGACTCCGGGCCCGGTATGGCCGACGTCACCGACTCCGCCCGCGACGGGCACTCCACCACCGGCACCCTCGGTATCGGGCTGGGCGCGATCGTGCGCCAGGCGAGCTGGTTCGACGCGTACTCCCGGCCGGGTCGGGGCACCGTCATCGCCGTCCGGGTCTGGCCGGGGCAGGACCCCGGCCGGGCGTGGGTGGACGGGCTGACCCGACCGTTGACCGGCGAGACCGTCAGCGGCGACGGCTGCGCCTGGCGGATCGTCGACGGCCGCCGACAGGTGCTGGTCAGCGACGGACTGGGGCACGGGCCACTCGCCGCCGCCGCCACCGACGCCGCGCTCGCGGCCTTCCGCGTCGCGCCCGCGGCCCCGCCGACCGAGGTCGTCGCCCACCTGCACCGGTCGATGGCACACACCCGGGGGGCGGCCCTGGCGGTTGCCGAGCCCGACCCGGAGACCGGCCTGCTGCGCTACGCCGGCCTCGGCAACATCACCGGCGCGCTGCTGACCTCGGACGGTCGGCGCGGGCTCGTCTCGCTGCCCGGCATCGCCGGGCACCAACGGCCGGTGATCCGGGGCTACGAATACCCGTTCGACGCCGGTTCGCTGCTGGTCATGCACTCCGACGGGGTGGTCGACCGGTGGCGGCTCGACGACTACCCGGGGCTGGCCGAGCGCTCGCCGCTGGTGGTGGCCGCGACGGTGCTGCGCGACGCGGGCACCCGGCGCGACGACGCGGGCGTACTGGTGGCGAGGGCCTGGTCATGACGGCGGCGCTGCTGCACATGGCGCTGCGGGTGGAACAGGACATCTTCGTGGTCCGCCAGCGTGGCCGGGAGGTCGCCGCGGCGGTCGGCCTGGAACACCAGGATCAGGTACGCATCGCCACGGCACTGTCGGAGGTGGCCCGCGACCTGCTGCGCGGCACCG
Protein-coding regions in this window:
- a CDS encoding ATP-binding protein translates to MTGVETGLPRAQPVSSDEDVVRVRQLVRTVAVAVRLSLVDQTKVVTAASELARNTLVYGGGGTVEVSVVDNGHKQGVRIVFADTGPGIADLDLALTDGYTTGGGLGLGLSGARRLVDDFDIRTAVGEGTRITVTKWSR
- a CDS encoding SpoIIE family protein phosphatase, which encodes MTGDAVTDRGVWFRVDDGGTGSAARRAAERLAGQLGFDEARTADLSIVVAELTSNLVKHAQDGMLLLRPVRAEQEAGVELVAIDSGPGMADVTDSARDGHSTTGTLGIGLGAIVRQASWFDAYSRPGRGTVIAVRVWPGQDPGRAWVDGLTRPLTGETVSGDGCAWRIVDGRRQVLVSDGLGHGPLAAAATDAALAAFRVAPAAPPTEVVAHLHRSMAHTRGAALAVAEPDPETGLLRYAGLGNITGALLTSDGRRGLVSLPGIAGHQRPVIRGYEYPFDAGSLLVMHSDGVVDRWRLDDYPGLAERSPLVVAATVLRDAGTRRDDAGVLVARAWS
- a CDS encoding STAS domain-containing protein, giving the protein MERVPILKIGDILLVSIQVDMSDQTALALQDDLAERIVDTGSHGVIIDITALDIVDSFVGRMLSTIASISKVLDAETVVVGMRPAVAITLVELGLSLNGIRTALNVERGMELIAAFHAEEHDDHDDDPDFEPTASP
- a CDS encoding STAS domain-containing protein, which produces MALSTEESSRLVDLLTGHGDQVTRRWTELVAGSLRGRLTQAELGRQVEDLHRALLDALGRGAQDLTVEGATELRAVLAELSRGRARQGFSATETATSIFSLKDALLPLVEETGGSLRDYVAYTALVDQMALFTFETYVRTRESLIADQAEQLLELSTPVVKLWEGVVAVPLVGTLDSARAQVVMERLLQTLVDTGSPYAIIDITGVPAVDTQVAQHILKTVVAARLMGADCIISGIRPQIAQTIVALGIEFGDIATKASLADALRHVLRLTGVETGRRRPRREA